A single window of Bordetella genomosp. 11 DNA harbors:
- a CDS encoding mannitol dehydrogenase family protein, whose amino-acid sequence MTSPLPRLTPDRLPGLGAYLPAPPWTEPRIGIVHLGLGNFHRAHQAMYTEDAMLAAGGDWGICGVSLRRPDTRDALAPQDCLYSVLVRDARAERVRVVRSLRRILVASEEPDAVLAALGDPHVRIVTLTVTEKGYCLDPGTGGLDLRHPLIARDLDDPAHPQSVPGYLVAALRARRADPFTVLSCDNLAHNGAALRRAVTDYARALDPELADWIARTVAFPSTMVDRIVPATTDADRQDAARVLGCVDAWPVPTESFRTWVIEDRFPGGRPAWERAGAIMVDDVTPYETAKLRMLNGIHSTLAYLALLAGLQTVDQAVGQPDLRALLYRTMTDDIAPTLTVPASFDRARYRDELLARFANPALKHRCIQIAMDGSQKLPPRLLGTLSDRLRDGHAVDRLALGIAAWMRFLSGQSESGAPLELNDPMAARLRALAMPGASASVDALLGVREIFPAPLAADVRFTAAVRRAYEALASHGALATARRYAAL is encoded by the coding sequence ATGACCTCGCCTTTGCCCCGACTCACGCCCGACCGCCTGCCCGGCCTGGGCGCCTACCTGCCCGCCCCGCCCTGGACCGAGCCCCGCATCGGCATCGTGCACCTGGGATTGGGCAACTTCCATCGCGCGCACCAGGCGATGTACACCGAGGACGCGATGCTGGCCGCCGGTGGCGACTGGGGCATCTGCGGCGTGTCGCTGCGTCGCCCGGATACGCGCGACGCGCTGGCGCCGCAGGACTGCCTGTACAGCGTGCTGGTGCGGGACGCGCGCGCCGAACGGGTGCGCGTGGTGCGCTCGCTGCGGCGGATACTGGTGGCATCGGAAGAACCGGACGCCGTGCTGGCTGCCCTGGGCGATCCGCACGTCCGGATCGTGACGCTGACCGTCACAGAGAAAGGGTATTGCCTCGATCCGGGCACGGGCGGCCTGGACCTGCGCCACCCGCTCATCGCGCGCGACCTGGACGATCCGGCGCACCCCCAAAGCGTGCCTGGCTATCTGGTGGCGGCCCTGCGCGCGCGCCGCGCCGATCCGTTTACCGTGCTGTCCTGCGACAACCTCGCGCATAACGGCGCGGCCCTGCGCCGGGCGGTAACGGATTACGCGCGCGCGCTGGACCCCGAACTGGCCGACTGGATCGCCCGGACCGTGGCCTTCCCCTCGACCATGGTGGACCGCATCGTGCCGGCCACCACCGATGCCGACCGCCAGGACGCCGCCCGCGTGCTGGGCTGCGTGGATGCCTGGCCCGTACCGACGGAAAGCTTCCGGACATGGGTCATCGAAGATCGGTTCCCGGGCGGGCGGCCGGCCTGGGAACGGGCCGGCGCGATCATGGTGGACGACGTCACGCCCTATGAAACGGCCAAGCTGCGCATGCTCAATGGGATCCACTCGACCCTGGCCTATCTGGCGCTGCTGGCGGGCCTGCAGACCGTGGACCAGGCCGTCGGCCAGCCGGACCTGCGAGCGCTGCTGTACCGCACCATGACCGACGACATCGCGCCCACCCTGACGGTACCCGCCAGCTTCGACCGCGCACGCTATCGCGACGAACTGCTGGCGCGCTTCGCCAACCCCGCGCTGAAGCACCGCTGCATACAGATCGCCATGGACGGCAGCCAGAAACTGCCGCCTCGGCTGCTGGGCACCCTATCGGATCGCCTGCGCGACGGCCATGCGGTGGACCGGCTTGCGCTGGGCATTGCCGCGTGGATGCGCTTCCTGTCGGGGCAGTCCGAAAGCGGCGCGCCGCTGGAGCTGAACGACCCCATGGCGGCGCGCCTGCGCGCCCTGGCGATGCCGGGCGCAAGCGCCAGCGTCGACGCCCTGCTCGGCGTGCGCGAAATATTCCCCGCTCCGCTGGCGGCGGACGTCCGGTTTACGGCGGCGGTGCGGCGTGCCTACGAGGCACTGGCCAGCCACGGCGCGCTGGCGACCGCGCGCCGCTACGCGGCGCTGTAG
- a CDS encoding response regulator encodes MEPVIDYVAGLDNKPQNAMVLLVDDQIMVGEAVRRALADEPNIDFHFCPDAQEALNVATQTRPTVILQDLVLPGVDGLTLVRAYRANPATRDIPIIVLSSKEDPEVKSAAFSAGANDYLVKLPDTIELVARIRYHSRSYLAMQQRDEAYQALRQSQQQLMEINLELRRLTNSDGLTGLSNRRYFDSYLSAEWKRASRDQTEISMLMIDVDHFKSYNDAYGHMAGDEVLKKVAHTIASCCERSTDLSARFGGEEFTVVLPGTPLSGARLVAEKIRRSIEGLHIPHRDSATSEWLTVSIGIATLVPDRPDRYTQIIDAADRGLYNAKRQGRNRVMARTDE; translated from the coding sequence ATGGAACCTGTCATCGACTACGTGGCCGGCCTCGATAACAAGCCGCAGAACGCGATGGTCCTGCTGGTGGACGATCAGATCATGGTGGGGGAAGCGGTGCGCCGCGCGCTGGCCGACGAACCCAACATCGACTTTCACTTCTGCCCCGACGCGCAGGAAGCGCTGAATGTGGCCACCCAGACGCGGCCGACCGTTATCCTGCAGGACCTGGTGCTTCCCGGCGTGGACGGCCTGACGCTGGTACGCGCCTATCGCGCCAATCCGGCGACCCGCGATATCCCTATCATCGTGCTCTCGTCCAAAGAGGACCCCGAGGTCAAGAGCGCCGCCTTCAGCGCCGGCGCCAACGATTACCTTGTCAAGCTGCCGGACACCATCGAACTGGTGGCGCGCATCCGCTACCATTCGCGCTCCTACCTGGCGATGCAACAGCGCGACGAAGCCTACCAGGCCCTGCGACAGAGCCAGCAGCAGTTGATGGAGATCAACCTGGAGCTGCGCCGCCTGACCAATTCCGACGGACTGACGGGGTTGTCCAACCGGCGGTATTTCGACAGCTACCTGAGCGCGGAATGGAAACGCGCGTCGCGCGACCAGACCGAGATCAGCATGCTGATGATCGACGTCGATCATTTCAAGAGCTACAACGATGCCTACGGCCACATGGCGGGCGACGAGGTACTGAAGAAAGTGGCGCACACCATCGCCAGCTGTTGCGAGCGCTCCACGGACCTGTCCGCGCGTTTCGGCGGCGAGGAATTCACCGTGGTGCTGCCCGGGACCCCGCTGTCCGGCGCCCGCCTGGTGGCCGAGAAGATCCGCCGCTCCATCGAGGGCCTGCACATCCCGCACCGGGACTCCGCCACGTCGGAGTGGCTGACCGTCAGCATCGGCATCGCCACGCTGGTGCCGGACCGGCCCGACCGCTACACCCAGATCATCGACGCCGCCGACCGCGGCCTGTACAACGCCAAGCGGCAAGGACGCAATCGCGTGATGGCGCGCACGGACGAGTGA
- a CDS encoding GntR family transcriptional regulator yields MGVARNKAGSGLAALPADTRGPVNQRIYRMLREAIVKGTFPPGSPLSEKDVSEHFGVSRQPVREAFIKLGEAGLVRVLPQRGTFVMKISPKRVEDGRFIREAVEVAVAGRAAQRVTAAQLAAMAELLDRQRRAARENDTAAFLDLDDAFHQAIAGAADCPAVWQTIENIKANMDRVRYLSLAEVSPLEMLIDQHQAIFQALRDGDPQAAQAAMGHHLRELTMSFEPIRARNPDWFGADED; encoded by the coding sequence ATGGGAGTGGCGCGCAACAAGGCGGGCAGTGGGCTGGCGGCGCTGCCGGCCGATACGCGGGGGCCGGTGAACCAGCGGATATACCGGATGCTGCGGGAGGCCATCGTCAAGGGCACGTTCCCGCCGGGGTCGCCGCTCTCGGAGAAAGACGTGTCCGAGCACTTCGGCGTATCGCGCCAGCCGGTGCGGGAGGCCTTCATCAAGCTGGGCGAGGCCGGCCTGGTGCGGGTGCTGCCCCAGCGCGGCACCTTCGTAATGAAAATCTCGCCCAAGCGTGTGGAGGACGGCCGCTTTATCCGCGAAGCCGTCGAAGTGGCCGTGGCCGGGCGCGCCGCGCAGCGTGTCACCGCCGCGCAACTGGCGGCCATGGCCGAGCTGCTCGATCGCCAGCGCCGCGCCGCGCGCGAGAACGATACCGCCGCCTTCCTGGACCTGGACGACGCCTTTCACCAGGCCATCGCCGGCGCCGCGGATTGTCCGGCGGTGTGGCAGACCATCGAGAACATCAAGGCCAATATGGATCGCGTCCGCTATCTCAGCCTGGCCGAAGTATCTCCGCTGGAAATGCTGATCGATCAGCACCAGGCCATTTTCCAGGCTTTGCGCGATGGCGATCCGCAGGCGGCACAGGCCGCCATGGGCCATCACCTTAGGGAATTGACCATGTCGTTCGAGCCCATACGGGCGCGCAATCCGGACTGGTTCGGCGCGGACGAGGATTGA
- a CDS encoding MFS transporter, with protein MSTITSSAHPVGEGTSSAGMLRRAAVASTIGTAAEYYDFFVYATAAVLFFGKLFFPGSDPMAGTVAAFATYAVGFLARPIGGIVFGHFGDKLGRKKALVVTILIVGLGTFVIGLMPTYDRIGFWAPLALVLIRILQGFGVGGEQAGAVLMTAEYAPRARRGFYASWVQLGAPAGFLIPAGLFAVLTSTLTESQLLDWGWRIPFLLSLVLVIIGLYVRLRIDESPVFDEIRKTKAVESRPVAEVLRAYPGIIAKGVFAKLVEACAFAMYSTIVLAYGKANHLNDAWLLQSILLAVGVELVTIPLAGLLSDRYGRRPVYMAGALVQIVMVVPFFLMLNSGDRLVTQLAMILVLSIGHALCYAPQASMFPELFPTRVRCSGIALIWQIGSLIGSGILGLVAVKIIQASGGHFGGLAAYMLVLGVASLLALRLLPETAPAKRGDTDLHDWGHR; from the coding sequence ATGAGCACCATCACCAGTAGCGCCCATCCCGTCGGCGAGGGCACATCTTCGGCGGGCATGCTGCGGCGCGCCGCCGTTGCCTCGACCATCGGCACCGCCGCGGAATACTACGATTTCTTCGTCTATGCGACAGCGGCGGTGCTGTTTTTCGGCAAGCTGTTTTTTCCGGGTTCGGACCCCATGGCCGGCACCGTGGCGGCATTCGCCACCTATGCGGTGGGCTTCCTGGCACGGCCTATCGGCGGCATCGTGTTCGGCCATTTCGGCGACAAGCTGGGCCGCAAGAAGGCCCTGGTGGTGACCATCCTGATCGTCGGCCTGGGTACGTTCGTCATCGGGTTGATGCCGACCTACGATCGCATCGGCTTCTGGGCGCCGCTGGCCCTGGTGCTGATCCGCATCCTGCAAGGCTTCGGCGTGGGCGGCGAACAGGCCGGGGCGGTGTTGATGACCGCCGAATACGCGCCGCGCGCGCGGCGCGGCTTCTACGCCAGCTGGGTGCAATTGGGCGCGCCCGCGGGCTTCCTGATACCGGCGGGCCTGTTCGCGGTGCTGACGTCGACCCTGACCGAATCCCAGTTGCTGGACTGGGGCTGGCGTATTCCCTTCCTGTTGAGCCTGGTGCTGGTGATCATCGGCCTGTACGTGCGGCTGCGCATAGACGAATCGCCGGTCTTCGACGAAATCCGCAAGACCAAGGCGGTGGAGTCGCGGCCGGTGGCCGAGGTGCTGCGCGCCTATCCGGGCATCATCGCCAAGGGCGTATTCGCCAAACTGGTGGAGGCCTGCGCGTTCGCCATGTACAGCACCATCGTATTGGCCTATGGCAAGGCGAATCACCTGAACGACGCGTGGCTGCTGCAAAGCATCCTGCTGGCGGTCGGTGTGGAGCTGGTCACCATTCCCCTTGCCGGCCTGCTGTCCGACCGCTATGGCCGCCGGCCGGTCTACATGGCCGGCGCGCTCGTGCAGATCGTCATGGTGGTGCCGTTCTTCCTGATGCTGAACAGCGGCGATCGCCTCGTGACGCAGCTGGCCATGATACTGGTGCTGTCGATCGGCCATGCGCTCTGCTATGCGCCGCAGGCCTCCATGTTCCCCGAGCTGTTTCCCACGCGCGTGCGGTGCAGCGGCATCGCGCTTATCTGGCAGATCGGTTCGCTGATCGGCAGCGGCATACTGGGCCTCGTGGCGGTGAAGATCATCCAGGCCAGCGGCGGCCATTTCGGCGGGCTGGCGGCCTATATGCTGGTACTGGGCGTCGCGTCGCTGCTGGCCCTGCGACTGCTTCCCGAAACCGCGCCGGCGAAACGCGGCGACACCGACCTGCACGACTGGGGCCATCGCTAG
- the manD gene encoding D-mannonate dehydratase ManD: MKITHAEVIVTCPGRNFVTLKLVTDQGVHGVGDATLNGRELAVASYLKDHVCPVLIGRDPRRIEDTWQYLYKGAYWRRGPVTMSAIAAVDMALWDIKAKMAGMPLYQLLGGASRERVMVYGHATGRDLPEALDKYAEHVDQGYQAIRVQCGVPGMKSVYGVTKHGGAYEPATKGWPEEQSWSSEKYLDFIPRLFEAVRERFGFDTHLLHDVHHRLTPIEAARLGKSVEPYRLFWMEDPTPAENQEAFRLIRRHTVTPVAVGEIFNSIWDCKQLIEEQLIDYIRATLTHAGGITHLRRIADFASLYQVRTGCHGPSDLSPVCMGAALHFDLWVPNFGVQEYMGYPPEALEVFPHAWEFSKGTMHPGDAPGLGVDIDEKLAARYPYDPAYLPVARLEDGTLWNW, translated from the coding sequence ATGAAAATTACCCATGCCGAGGTGATCGTCACCTGCCCCGGCCGCAACTTCGTCACCCTGAAACTGGTCACGGACCAAGGGGTGCACGGCGTGGGCGACGCCACGCTGAACGGACGCGAACTGGCCGTGGCCTCGTACCTGAAAGACCATGTGTGCCCGGTGCTGATCGGCCGCGATCCCCGCAGGATCGAAGACACCTGGCAGTATTTGTACAAGGGCGCGTACTGGCGCCGTGGGCCGGTAACGATGTCGGCCATCGCCGCGGTCGATATGGCGCTGTGGGACATCAAGGCCAAGATGGCCGGCATGCCGCTGTACCAGTTGCTGGGCGGTGCCTCGCGCGAACGCGTGATGGTGTATGGGCATGCGACCGGGCGCGACCTGCCGGAGGCGCTGGACAAGTACGCGGAGCACGTGGACCAGGGCTACCAGGCCATCCGCGTCCAATGCGGCGTGCCCGGCATGAAATCCGTTTACGGCGTGACCAAGCACGGCGGCGCCTACGAACCCGCCACCAAGGGCTGGCCGGAGGAACAATCCTGGTCCAGCGAAAAGTACCTGGACTTCATCCCCAGGCTATTCGAGGCGGTGCGCGAACGCTTCGGCTTCGACACCCATCTGCTGCATGACGTGCACCACCGCCTGACGCCGATCGAGGCCGCCCGGCTGGGCAAGTCGGTCGAACCCTATCGCTTGTTCTGGATGGAAGATCCCACGCCGGCGGAAAACCAGGAAGCCTTCCGCCTGATCCGGCGCCATACCGTGACGCCCGTCGCCGTCGGCGAAATCTTCAACAGCATCTGGGACTGCAAACAGCTGATCGAGGAACAACTGATCGATTACATCCGCGCCACGCTGACGCATGCGGGCGGTATCACCCACCTGCGCCGTATCGCCGATTTCGCCTCGCTGTACCAGGTGCGCACCGGCTGCCACGGTCCGTCCGACCTTTCGCCGGTGTGCATGGGCGCGGCCTTGCACTTCGATCTTTGGGTACCCAATTTCGGTGTGCAGGAATACATGGGCTACCCGCCGGAAGCCCTGGAGGTATTCCCCCATGCATGGGAATTCAGCAAGGGCACGATGCATCCCGGGGACGCTCCCGGGCTGGGCGTGGATATCGACGAGAAACTGGCCGCCAGGTATCCCTACGACCCGGCCTATTTGCCGGTGGCGCGCCTGGAGGACGGCACCTTGTGGAACTGGTAG